From the genome of Candidatus Methylacidithermus pantelleriae, one region includes:
- a CDS encoding DUF2283 domain-containing protein, which translates to MKLKIDQQADALYLALSEAPASRSEEISPGIVVDYDDQDRVVGIEMLYLSKRAPKADFHRLLFETVPEIA; encoded by the coding sequence ATGAAACTAAAAATCGACCAACAAGCGGATGCACTGTATCTTGCGCTGAGCGAGGCGCCGGCAAGCCGATCCGAAGAAATCTCGCCAGGGATCGTCGTGGATTACGATGATCAGGACCGCGTGGTCGGGATCGAGATGCTGTATCTGTCTAAGCGGGCGCCAAAAGCCGATTTTCACCGCCTGCTGTTCGAAACCGTCCCGGAAATCGCTTAA
- a CDS encoding DUF4258 domain-containing protein yields the protein MTDQTMDYILTQHARDVLAKRQIEIHWMEQVLTAPEVIEPDPVDPNLEHRLARVPQFGDRVLRAIISSKRKPPLVVTVLFDRRRTIP from the coding sequence ATGACTGATCAAACGATGGATTACATTTTGACGCAACATGCGAGGGATGTGCTTGCGAAGCGCCAGATCGAGATCCACTGGATGGAACAGGTGTTGACTGCGCCAGAAGTGATCGAGCCCGACCCGGTAGACCCGAATCTGGAACATCGGCTTGCGCGCGTTCCCCAGTTTGGGGATCGCGTGCTACGTGCCATCATCAGTAGCAAGCGAAAACCGCCTCTTGTGGTGACGGTACTCTTTGACCGAAGGAGGACCATACCATGA